The Polaribacter sp. Q13 sequence CGAACGTTTAAATCGAGATTTTTACTGTTTAAAGATTTAATTTCTATGGTTACTTTTTTTGTAGGTAATTGTAATACAGACTTACCATAACCAGTCATAGATTGAATCATAAAAGGTACATTTTATTTGAAAGGCAAATATAGTTTTTATTTAGCAGAATTTTCTACTTGCTTGGTTACTAAATACACGCCAGAAAAGATAAGTAATGTAGCACTAATTTTCACAAAGTTTAAAGAGTCGCTACCCACAATTAATGCAAAAATAGTTGCAATTACTGGTTGTAAATAAATAAAAACACTTACAGTTGTTGGTTTTAATTTTGATAAACCATATAAGTTGAAAAGATAGGTGATGCAAGAGGTGAAGACAACTACGTAGCCAATATTCCAATAAATGTTTGTAGGCATTTCTTGCCATTTGACAGCAGTTAATTCGTTGTAACCAAAAGGAATTGTAAAAATTAGTCCAAATAAGTATAACCATTTTACCAGAACTATTGGATGGTATTTTGCAGTTAAATTTTTAGAAATCACTAAATATAGTCCATAAGAAGCAGCATTTACAAATACTAAAAAATTACCCCAATTGCTGTTAGTAGCATTTGTGTCTGATGAATTACCATACGTAATTAGTAAAACGGTACCTATTAAACCGATGATAACTCCTACAATTCTTTGTTTACCAATTGCTTTTCGTATTAATATACTAGAGAAAATTAGCACCAAAATAGGAGAGGTAACCATCATTACAGAAGCGCTAATAGGAGTAGTTAGGCTTAATCCTTTAAAAAAGGAAAGCATATTTAAACCAACTCCAAAAAAGGAAGCCAAAAGTATTTTTAGATAATCTTCTTTTTCTATTTTTTGTGAGGTAATAAACAAGCCAAGAATCCAGAAAATAGTAGTTGCTCCAAGAACTCTTATTAAAATAAAACCAAATGGTTTTACATAGATGGGCATTACTTCTTTGGCAATCGTATAATTAAGTCCGTAAATTAATGTAGCTATAGAAACAGCAATTAATGCTAATGTTCTTTGATTTATTTTCAATATTAAAATTCTAAAATGAGCAAGCAAAGTTGAGGATAAATTTTAATTTATAGCACAAAAAAAGAGTTTCAAATTTTTTTGAAACTCTTTTAAAGTTGGTTGGTTGATTTTGAAATTAATCCACTAAAGGTGGTATTCTTAAAACTTGACCAGGATAAATTTTATCTGGATGCGATAACATAGGTTTGTTAGCTTCAAAAATTACAGGGTATTTCATTGCGTTACCATAATAAGTTTTTGCAATTTTACCTAAAGTATCTCCGCTTTCTACTGTGTGAAATTGAGCCATTGCAGCCTCTTCAATAACTTCTACTTCTGCAACAGTTAAGTTGTCTTCTACAGATGCAACACCATTGGTGTTACCTACTACTAAAACTACTTTTTCTTTGGTAGCTAAATCTGCAGTTTCTCCCCAAAGTTTTACAGCATCATCTTCTACTTCAATAGATAAGTCTGTAACCTCTAAATCTAAAGCCGCAATAGCGTTTCTTAATTGGCCAGATTTGTCAGCATTTTCTTCCTCTGTAGTTTTTCCAATACCGAAAACTTTTGCTCCAGCATTTTTAATGAATGAAAAAATTCCCATTTTTTTAAATGTTTTTGTTAAAATTTTAATTTTTTGTACTGATGCAAGATACAAATTTTAGACAATTGTTTTACTTTTGTTTCCAAAAAAATATCAAAATGATTATTCATTACCTACAAGAAAAGAATTCTATACTTAATAAGTTCATCGCTGAAATTAGAGATGTAAATATTCAAAAAGACTCCCTTCGTTTTAGAAGAAATATTGAGAGGATAGGTGAAGTTCTGGGGTATGAATTAAGTAAAAATCTTTCTTATGCAGATGTGTCTGTTAAAACTCCTTTAGGTGAAGAAATAGTGCAACTATCTAATAATGATGTTGTTCTGTGTTCAATTTTAAGAGCAGGTTTACCTCTGCATCAAGGGCTATTAAACTATTTTGATGATGCAGAAAATGCTTTTATCTCTGCGTATCGTCGTCATCCAAATAACGATGCAGAATTCGAAATTGTGGTAGAATATTTTGCAGCACCATCTGTAGAAAATAAAACATTATTATTAGCAGACCCAATGTTGGCAACAGGCCAATCTTTAGTTTCTGTTTATGAGGCAATAAAAAAACAAGGAATCCCCAAAGAAATTCATATTGTAGTGGTGATTGCTTCTAAAGAAGGAATAGAATTTATTAAAGATAAATTTCCAGAAAACACCCATTTATGGATCGCTGCTATTGATGATAAACTAAATAGTAAAGGGTATATAGTTCCTGGTTTAGGAGATGCAGGCGATTTAGCTTTTGGATCTAAATTATGATAAGAAAAAAGTTAGAATTGTTCCTATTAATAACAATACTGCTAAAATATTTTTAACCATCATTTTTTCAATAACTTCAAATCCATTTGCAATAATTATGGATGTTGGAACCAATAAAAAAA is a genomic window containing:
- the upp gene encoding uracil phosphoribosyltransferase: MIIHYLQEKNSILNKFIAEIRDVNIQKDSLRFRRNIERIGEVLGYELSKNLSYADVSVKTPLGEEIVQLSNNDVVLCSILRAGLPLHQGLLNYFDDAENAFISAYRRHPNNDAEFEIVVEYFAAPSVENKTLLLADPMLATGQSLVSVYEAIKKQGIPKEIHIVVVIASKEGIEFIKDKFPENTHLWIAAIDDKLNSKGYIVPGLGDAGDLAFGSKL
- a CDS encoding DMT family transporter; the encoded protein is MNQRTLALIAVSIATLIYGLNYTIAKEVMPIYVKPFGFILIRVLGATTIFWILGLFITSQKIEKEDYLKILLASFFGVGLNMLSFFKGLSLTTPISASVMMVTSPILVLIFSSILIRKAIGKQRIVGVIIGLIGTVLLITYGNSSDTNATNSNWGNFLVFVNAASYGLYLVISKNLTAKYHPIVLVKWLYLFGLIFTIPFGYNELTAVKWQEMPTNIYWNIGYVVVFTSCITYLFNLYGLSKLKPTTVSVFIYLQPVIATIFALIVGSDSLNFVKISATLLIFSGVYLVTKQVENSAK
- the lysM gene encoding peptidoglycan-binding protein LysM translates to MGIFSFIKNAGAKVFGIGKTTEEENADKSGQLRNAIAALDLEVTDLSIEVEDDAVKLWGETADLATKEKVVLVVGNTNGVASVEDNLTVAEVEVIEEAAMAQFHTVESGDTLGKIAKTYYGNAMKYPVIFEANKPMLSHPDKIYPGQVLRIPPLVD